The DNA sequence TATCGAAGGCAAGGACAGCAAGGACGTGACAGACACCAGACTCAAGGCAGCCCGAGAGCCTGAACTCGTAAACAACACCCAAAAGGGGGTGAACGCTGCCCTCCGCAGTTCACCGGCCATGACCGCTGTGGTCGAGAGCAAGGACAGCAAGGGTAGCAAGGACGCGACAGACACTGCACTCGAAGTAAGCTGCGAGCCTGAACTCGTAGACAACTCCCAAGGCGAAAAGAACGCAACGCTCTGCAGTTCACCTGCCATGACCGCTGTGATCGAGCGCAAGGACAGCAAGGACACCAGGGACCCAATCGACACCGGACTCGAGGCAAGCCGAGAACTTGAACACGCAAACAACTCCCAAAAGGCAGCGAATGCAGTCCTACGCACTTCAGCTGCCATTACCGCTGCTGTCGAAGGCGAGGACAGCAAGGACTTGACGGATACCGGACTCGAAGCAGGCCGAGAACCTGAACTCCTAAACAACTCCCAAAGGGGAGTGAACGCAGCCCTCGACGGTTCACCTTCCATGAACACTGTGGTGGAGGGCAACGACAGCAAGACTAGCAAGGACACAATCGACACCGGACTAGAGGCAAGCCGAGAACTTGGACTTGCAAACAACTCCTTAAAGGGAGAGAATGCAGCCCTACGCATTTCACCGGCCATGACCGCTGCTATCGAAGGAAAGGACAGCAAGGACTTGACGGACACCGGACTCGAGGCAGGCCGACAGGCTGAACTCCTAAACAACTCCCAAAGGGGAGTGAACGCACCCCTCCATGGTTCACCGGCCATGACCGCTGTGGTCGAGGGCAACGACAGCAAGACTAGCAAGGACACAATCGACACCGGACTCGCGGCAAGGCGAGAACCTGAACTTGCTAACAACTCCCAAAAGCGAGAGAATGCAGCCCTACGAACTTCACCTGCCATGACCGCTGCTATCGAAGGCAAGGACAGCAAGAACTTGACGGACACCGGACTCGAGGCAGGCCGAGAGCCTGAACTCCTAAACACCTCCCAAAGGGGAGTGAACGCAGCCCTCGACAGTACACTGGCCATGACCACCGTGGTCGAGGGCAAGGACAGCAAGACTAGCAAGAACACGACAGGTACCGGACTCGAAGTAAGCTGCGAGCCTGAACTTGTAAACAACTCCCAAAACGAAGAGAACGCAGCACACCGCACTTCACCTGCCATGGCCGCTGTGATCGAGCGCAAGGACAGCAAGGACACCAGGGATGCAATCGACACCGGACTCGAGGCAAGCCGAGAACTTGAACTCGCAAACAATTTCCAAAAGGGAAAGAATGCAGCCCTACGCACTTCACCTGCCATGACCGCTGCTATCCAAGGCAAGGGCTGCGAGGACATGACGGACACCGGACTCGAGGCAGGGCGAGAGTCTGAACTCGTAAACAACTCCCAAAAGGGAGGGAACGCAGCCCTCCACGGTTCATCGGCCATGACCACTGTGGTCGAGGGCAAGAGCAGCAAGAGTAGCAAGGACACGAGAGACACCGGACAAGAGGTAAGCTGCGAGCCTGAACTTGTAAACAACTCCCAATACGGAGAGAACGCAGCGCACCACAGTTCACCTGCCATGACCGTTGTGGTCGAGGGCAAGAACAGCAAGGACATCATGGACACAATCCACACCGGACTCGAGGCAAGCCGAGAACATAAACTCGCTAACTCCCAAAAGGAGGAAACTGCAGCCCTATGCAGTTCACCTGCCATGACCGCTGCGGTCGAGGGCAAGGACAGCAAGGACATGAAAGACACCGGATGCGAGGCAAGCCGAGAGCAGGAGCTCCTAAGCACCTCCCAAAAGGGAGAAAACCCAGCCCTCCACAGTTCATCTTCCATGAGCGCTGCTGTAGACGGCAAGGACAGCAAGCACACGAGGGACACAACAGACACCAGACGCGAGGCAAGCCGAGAGCCTGAACTCCTAAGCACCTCCAAAAAGGGAGAGAACCCAGCCCTCCGCAGTTCACCTACGATGACCGCTGCTGTCGAGTTCAAGGACAGCAAGGACA is a window from the Dermacentor albipictus isolate Rhodes 1998 colony chromosome 6, USDA_Dalb.pri_finalv2, whole genome shotgun sequence genome containing:
- the LOC135907813 gene encoding uncharacterized protein, with product MALRIVVGCSILAMGWYAVDKVRPGLLPRIDVASRIAALRSSPAMTAAIEGKDSKDVTDTRLKAAREPELVNNTQKGVNAALRSSPAMTAVVESKDSKGSKDATDTALEVSCEPELVDNSQGEKNATLCSSPAMTAVIERKDSKDTRDPIDTGLEASRELEHANNSQKAANAVLRTSAAITAAVEGEDSKDLTDTGLEAGREPELLNNSQRGVNAALDGSPSMNTVVEGNDSKTSKDTIDTGLEASRELGLANNSLKGENAALRISPAMTAAIEGKDSKDLTDTGLEAGRQAELLNNSQRGVNAPLHGSPAMTAVVEGNDSKTSKDTIDTGLAARREPELANNSQKRENAALRTSPAMTAAIEGKDSKNLTDTGLEAGREPELLNTSQRGVNAALDSTLAMTTVVEGKDSKTSKNTTGTGLEVSCEPELVNNSQNEENAAHRTSPAMAAVIERKDSKDTRDAIDTGLEASRELELANNFQKGKNAALRTSPAMTAAIQGKGCEDMTDTGLEAGRESELVNNSQKGGNAALHGSSAMTTVVEGKSSKSSKDTRDTGQEVSCEPELVNNSQYGENAAHHSSPAMTVVVEGKNSKDIMDTIHTGLEASREHKLANSQKEETAALCSSPAMTAAVEGKDSKDMKDTGCEASREQELLSTSQKGENPALHSSSSMSAAVDGKDSKHTRDTTDTRREASREPELLSTSKKGENPALRSSPTMTAAVEFKDSKDTKDITDTEREASREPECLSASRKGANPAPRSSPAMTAAVEVKEIKDTKEKKDTGREASREPERLSTSRKGENPALRSSPAITAAGENKDSKDTTDIGLEGLGVHDESSPSQGHGTRADNQAAGVMKHDGSIAVRVWLRVRTILSEHMMDALIPTDLQRLLRAAWTAAHEVEWVPEDGYDKAYLLLTTIVCFVIAICSCGGRAKNTSEVETSPAMPAHAMAVDWKSNFSISEMARLNIHGYRHQDSYIYPGGKSAEQLSREDHAAAVIQRWVRYEFKRWLRDAKSKSSTDQTPLNYQRWIDEDHGAIVNAPLEDANVSSSELGPLGGNLRTHDARLAGNKHSETKDKSGDDAEMRPAIRCQWQPSLSYSQLSKSLLRLKWPVDKLDTNSPESVQPLT